A genomic window from Terriglobia bacterium includes:
- a CDS encoding 2-dehydropantoate 2-reductase, giving the protein MAVKVCIVGCGAIGSVIGAHLARLPDVAVYACDTSAEHTCAMRERGLRISGAAEFTARLHATSQPREIPLCDFGILATKSLHTRAAIEQTAHIFGVSGAVCSVQNGLGNEEIIAEHVNQVIRGATTMAAHLLGPGHAELEFYSDLWIGPFESTGTPYARVAQLAEIMNRSGLRVVPLHDARGAQWTKLIFNAAVNPVGALTGLHHGAATRFPPTAALYEALLREGESVARTLGIALHGDAREMIAEGARAPGKRKVSMLLDILDRRQTEVDFVNGAIAECGEKLGVPVPLNRAIWQLVKGLEHSWKDPS; this is encoded by the coding sequence ATGGCTGTGAAGGTCTGCATTGTGGGCTGTGGCGCGATTGGCAGCGTCATCGGGGCGCACTTGGCGCGCCTCCCCGACGTGGCGGTCTATGCCTGCGACACCTCCGCGGAACATACCTGCGCGATGCGCGAGCGCGGATTGCGCATCAGCGGCGCGGCCGAATTCACCGCCAGGCTCCACGCCACATCTCAGCCCCGCGAGATTCCCCTTTGTGATTTTGGCATTCTGGCCACCAAGAGCTTGCATACCCGGGCGGCGATCGAGCAGACGGCGCATATCTTCGGGGTTTCCGGCGCCGTCTGTTCGGTGCAGAACGGTCTGGGCAATGAAGAGATTATCGCCGAGCACGTGAACCAGGTGATCCGCGGTGCGACGACCATGGCGGCGCACCTGCTCGGGCCCGGCCACGCGGAATTGGAATTCTATAGCGACCTGTGGATCGGCCCTTTCGAGTCCACGGGCACTCCCTATGCCCGCGTCGCGCAGCTCGCGGAGATCATGAATCGCTCCGGGCTGCGCGTGGTCCCCCTCCACGATGCGCGCGGCGCGCAATGGACGAAGCTGATTTTCAATGCCGCCGTCAATCCTGTCGGTGCGCTCACTGGCCTTCACCATGGTGCGGCAACGCGTTTTCCGCCCACCGCCGCGCTGTATGAGGCCCTGCTCCGCGAAGGAGAGTCCGTGGCGCGGACGCTGGGCATCGCCTTGCATGGTGACGCCCGGGAAATGATCGCGGAAGGCGCGAGAGCGCCCGGAAAAAGAAAGGTAAGCATGTTATTGGATATCCTGGACCGGCGGCAGACCGAAGTAGACTTCGTGAATGGGGCCATCGCGGAGTGCGGTGAAAAACTGGGTGTCCCGGTGCCCCTGAATCGCGCGATCTGG